Proteins encoded by one window of Rubrobacter indicoceani:
- the atpA gene encoding F0F1 ATP synthase subunit alpha, with translation MGRLRPEEISSILKGAITDYENRVRTEEVGQVLEVGDGIARVHGLSNVAYQEMLEFEDARGDKIMGLALNLEEDNVGVIIAGDDTHIREGNIVRRTERLASIPVGEGVLGRVITSLGAPMDGKGEIKSDGDRPVEIIAPGIIKRQPVKEPLQTGIKAIDATTPIGRGQRELIIGDRKTGKTSIALDTIINQSDQNVKCIYVAVGQKDSSVAGVVASLEEAGAMEYTTVINASASQSATLQYLAPYAGCAVAEYFMEKGEATLIIFDDLSKHAVAYRQMMLLLRRPPGREAYPGDVFYLHSRLLERAAKLSDAEGGGSMTALPIIETKAGDISAYIPTNVISITDGQIFLDSDLFNSNQRPAIAVGLSVSRVGSSAQTKSMKSVAGTLKLDLSQYRELESFAQFGSDLDKTTQDTLSRGARLTAILRQNERDPLPVEEQVAVIYAATNNYMRDVEPNDVPDFELQLRDNLRDSHNEILKGIREEGKLSDENEEKLKDAIKRFAENFEPEQSAVNAGAASDNSESSDSNSSGNGSGSNEG, from the coding sequence GTGGGCAGGCTCAGGCCGGAAGAAATAAGCTCCATCTTGAAGGGTGCGATCACGGACTACGAGAACCGGGTCCGCACCGAGGAGGTCGGGCAGGTTCTGGAGGTCGGGGACGGCATCGCGCGCGTTCACGGCCTGTCGAACGTCGCGTATCAGGAGATGCTCGAGTTCGAGGACGCACGCGGGGACAAGATCATGGGCCTCGCGCTCAACCTCGAAGAGGACAACGTCGGGGTGATCATCGCGGGCGACGACACGCACATCCGCGAGGGGAACATCGTGAGGCGCACGGAGCGTCTTGCGAGCATACCCGTAGGCGAGGGCGTTCTCGGGCGCGTCATCACCTCGCTCGGCGCACCGATGGACGGCAAGGGTGAGATCAAGTCCGACGGAGACCGTCCGGTCGAGATCATCGCGCCGGGCATCATCAAGCGTCAGCCGGTGAAGGAACCGCTTCAGACCGGCATCAAGGCGATAGACGCCACCACCCCGATCGGTCGCGGGCAGCGCGAGCTCATTATCGGGGACCGAAAGACGGGCAAGACCTCGATCGCCCTCGACACGATAATCAACCAGTCAGACCAGAACGTGAAGTGCATCTACGTCGCCGTCGGGCAGAAGGATTCCTCCGTCGCCGGGGTCGTGGCCTCTTTGGAAGAGGCGGGCGCGATGGAGTACACCACCGTTATCAACGCGAGCGCGTCGCAGTCCGCTACCTTGCAGTACCTCGCGCCCTACGCGGGTTGCGCGGTTGCGGAGTACTTCATGGAGAAGGGCGAGGCGACGCTCATCATCTTCGACGACCTCTCCAAGCACGCCGTCGCGTACCGGCAGATGATGCTCCTGCTCCGGCGTCCGCCGGGTCGTGAGGCGTATCCGGGGGACGTTTTCTATCTGCACTCGCGTCTTCTTGAGCGGGCGGCGAAGCTCTCGGACGCGGAGGGCGGCGGTTCCATGACCGCGCTGCCTATCATCGAGACAAAGGCCGGGGACATCTCGGCGTACATCCCGACGAACGTCATCTCGATAACGGATGGTCAGATCTTCCTCGACTCCGACCTCTTCAACTCAAACCAGCGTCCGGCCATCGCGGTCGGTCTGTCGGTCAGCCGGGTCGGTTCGTCGGCTCAGACAAAGAGCATGAAGAGCGTGGCGGGCACGCTGAAGCTCGACCTCTCGCAGTACCGCGAGCTCGAATCGTTCGCTCAGTTCGGGTCGGACCTCGACAAGACGACGCAGGACACGCTCTCTCGCGGGGCGCGCCTCACGGCGATACTCCGTCAGAACGAGCGGGACCCGCTGCCGGTCGAGGAGCAGGTCGCCGTTATCTACGCCGCGACGAACAACTACATGCGCGACGTGGAGCCGAACGACGTGCCGGACTTCGAGCTGCAGCTCCGGGACAACCTGCGCGACAGCCACAACGAGATCCTCAAGGGCATCCGCGAGGAAGGCAAGCTCTCCGACGAAAACGAAGAGAAGCTCAAGGACGCGATCAAGCGCTTCGCCGAAAACTTCGAGCCCGAGCAGAGCGCGGTCAACGCCGGAGCCGCCTCCGACAACAGCGAAAGCTCCGACAGCAACAGCTCCGGCAACGGTTCCGGCAGCAACGAGGGTTAG
- the atpF gene encoding F0F1 ATP synthase subunit B: MGDETGIFDLFNTSLIFWQIVTFAILLFLLIRYVFPPIREMINNRQKQIEDAIEEARRTRSEAQELLAEYRRQMDEARGESRRILDESRKQAQAQRERTKQEAREEGDRIIARARDEISRERESSLQQIRGEVAEMVLAATGQVINRKLDRGEHDRLIEEALNDLESSNGSGSNDGTRVHRRSESRSSA, encoded by the coding sequence ATGGGCGACGAGACAGGAATTTTCGACCTTTTCAATACAAGCCTGATCTTCTGGCAGATCGTGACGTTTGCGATCCTCCTGTTCCTGCTGATCCGGTACGTCTTCCCGCCTATTCGGGAGATGATCAACAACCGCCAGAAGCAGATCGAGGACGCCATAGAGGAAGCCCGCCGGACCCGCTCCGAAGCGCAGGAGCTTCTCGCCGAGTACCGCCGCCAGATGGACGAGGCCCGCGGTGAGTCGCGGCGCATCCTCGACGAGTCGCGCAAGCAGGCTCAGGCCCAGCGCGAGCGCACCAAGCAGGAGGCCCGCGAGGAGGGCGACCGCATAATCGCCCGCGCCCGGGATGAGATAAGCCGCGAACGCGAAAGCTCCCTTCAGCAGATCCGGGGCGAGGTCGCTGAGATGGTCCTCGCCGCGACGGGACAGGTCATAAACCGCAAGCTCGACCGGGGCGAACACGACCGCCTTATAGAAGAGGCGCTGAACGACCTTGAATCGTCCAATGGCTCCGGCTCGAACGACGGCACGCGGGTCCACCGCCGCAGCGAAAGCAGGTCGTCCGCTTGA
- the atpE gene encoding ATP synthase F0 subunit C has product MEILATVINLAILLQQSSTEGLRLVGFGVAAGTAVIGSGIGMGYLFGQTIASIHRQPEAFAMSQTWLFVGIGLVEAQALFGLAFALLIGLGIF; this is encoded by the coding sequence ATGGAAATTCTGGCGACCGTTATCAACCTGGCGATACTTCTTCAGCAGAGCAGCACGGAGGGACTCCGGCTTGTGGGCTTCGGGGTGGCCGCCGGTACCGCCGTAATCGGGTCCGGCATCGGGATGGGTTATCTGTTCGGGCAGACGATTGCCTCGATCCACCGTCAGCCGGAGGCGTTCGCGATGTCGCAGACGTGGCTGTTCGTGGGCATCGGGCTGGTTGAAGCGCAGGCCCTGTTCGGCCTCGCGTTCGCGCTGCTCATCGGTCTCGGTATCTTCTAG
- the upp gene encoding uracil phosphoribosyltransferase has protein sequence MLSEPPAGKPENFHLVNDPLSRHKLAVLRDERTPTPEFRQAMKELALILVAAATNRMPTREVSINTPLVPTEVESISAPVCLVPVLRAGLGMLDGALALLPKATVGFMGLQRDEETAQPVEYYVNLPKNISEYFVVILDPMLATGGSLSATLDKLKEEGATWMSCIHAVAAGPGVERVCAEHPDVHFYSAALDPELDGNAFIVPGLGDAGDRLYGTL, from the coding sequence ATGCTTAGCGAACCTCCTGCAGGCAAGCCGGAGAACTTCCACCTTGTAAACGACCCGCTGAGCCGCCACAAGCTGGCGGTTCTCCGGGACGAGCGCACCCCCACGCCGGAGTTCCGACAGGCGATGAAGGAACTCGCGCTGATCCTCGTCGCCGCCGCAACAAACCGGATGCCGACCCGTGAGGTCAGCATAAACACCCCGCTCGTCCCGACCGAGGTCGAGTCCATCTCCGCCCCGGTCTGTCTGGTCCCGGTGTTGCGGGCGGGGCTCGGGATGCTCGACGGTGCGCTGGCGCTTCTGCCGAAGGCGACGGTCGGGTTCATGGGTCTGCAGCGCGACGAGGAGACGGCCCAGCCCGTCGAGTACTACGTGAACCTGCCGAAGAATATCTCGGAGTACTTTGTCGTTATCCTTGACCCCATGCTGGCGACGGGCGGCAGCCTCTCCGCAACGCTCGACAAGCTCAAGGAAGAGGGCGCGACGTGGATGAGCTGCATCCACGCGGTAGCGGCCGGGCCGGGGGTCGAGCGGGTCTGCGCCGAGCACCCCGACGTGCATTTCTACTCCGCGGCGCTCGACCCGGAGCTTGACGGAAACGCGTTTATCGTGCCGGGGCTCGGCGACGCGGGCGACAGGCTCTACGGAACGCTCTAG
- a CDS encoding AtpZ/AtpI family protein, which translates to MDGRYTRFAGIGFTFVVLIGLFTAGGYALDRLIGTMPLFLLLGMVGGFAASLYYLFVKLKELGGG; encoded by the coding sequence ATGGACGGAAGGTATACACGGTTTGCGGGCATCGGCTTCACGTTCGTGGTGCTTATCGGGCTGTTCACGGCGGGTGGTTACGCGCTGGACCGACTTATCGGCACGATGCCGCTGTTCCTGCTCCTCGGTATGGTCGGTGGGTTTGCGGCCTCGTTGTACTATCTGTTCGTAAAGCTGAAGGAGCTGGGTGGGGGATGA
- the atpH gene encoding ATP synthase F1 subunit delta, with amino-acid sequence MSAVSTYGQALFEAAKERDELEQTLQDVKDFDAALIENEELRLFYTGGQVAESQRRKAIDGLTEDMTVSARNFIKVLSDNDRAESLHEVVLRFEELVKEHLGRVEVRVTTAIELSDEEREKIRERLAGMLEGREVVLETDVNPDIMGGAVFRFGGTMFDGSVRGRMQSLREEMLERSVN; translated from the coding sequence TTGAGCGCGGTCTCCACCTACGGACAGGCGCTCTTCGAGGCCGCAAAGGAACGCGACGAACTGGAGCAGACGCTTCAGGACGTAAAGGACTTCGACGCCGCCCTTATCGAGAACGAGGAGCTCAGGCTCTTCTACACGGGCGGGCAGGTCGCCGAGTCGCAGCGCAGAAAGGCCATAGACGGTCTGACCGAAGACATGACCGTTTCGGCCCGGAACTTCATCAAGGTCCTCTCGGACAACGACCGGGCCGAGTCGCTGCACGAGGTGGTGCTGCGCTTCGAGGAACTGGTCAAGGAGCATCTCGGCCGGGTCGAGGTGCGGGTAACGACGGCGATAGAACTCTCCGACGAGGAGAGGGAGAAGATCCGGGAGCGCCTTGCGGGGATGCTCGAAGGCAGGGAAGTCGTGCTGGAGACGGACGTCAACCCGGACATAATGGGTGGGGCGGTCTTCCGGTTCGGCGGGACGATGTTCGATGGAAGCGTTCGGGGGCGGATGCAGAGCCTCCGGGAAGAGATGTTAGAGAGGAGCGTCAACTAG
- the atpB gene encoding F0F1 ATP synthase subunit A yields MNPEELRSEIIHTWEYGSYLYFDWMELSLFGIDISITKSVLFLWLGALVTFLVMFIGSRILKTRPGAYQVIVEEIYGFGRNSLGGLMGEEGKKWFPYTLTLFIFILSLNLIGLVPNSFPVTSSISFTLVLAFLTFFLAQYQGVRSNGAGRYVAAFVPPNMPAKPIMVPFMFVIEWISELSKPLTLAMRLYANMLAGHLLIYIFLSFILYFGVGMAVVSVPLGLALYGFEVFVAVLQAYIFAILTQIYIELSMYKAEH; encoded by the coding sequence TTGAATCCGGAGGAGTTACGGAGCGAGATCATCCACACCTGGGAGTACGGGAGCTACCTGTACTTTGACTGGATGGAGCTGTCGCTGTTCGGGATAGACATCTCGATAACGAAGTCGGTTCTATTCCTCTGGCTCGGGGCGCTTGTAACGTTCCTTGTCATGTTCATCGGGAGCCGAATCCTAAAGACGAGGCCGGGGGCGTATCAGGTTATAGTCGAGGAGATCTACGGCTTCGGGCGCAACAGCCTCGGCGGTCTGATGGGCGAGGAGGGGAAGAAGTGGTTTCCGTACACCCTGACCCTCTTTATCTTTATCCTATCGCTGAACCTTATCGGCCTCGTGCCGAACAGCTTTCCGGTTACGAGCAGCATCTCGTTTACCCTGGTGCTGGCGTTTCTGACGTTTTTCCTGGCGCAGTATCAGGGGGTCAGGAGCAACGGGGCCGGCAGGTACGTGGCGGCTTTCGTGCCGCCGAACATGCCCGCGAAGCCCATCATGGTTCCGTTTATGTTCGTGATCGAGTGGATCTCGGAGCTTTCGAAGCCGCTCACGCTGGCCATGCGACTCTACGCGAACATGCTGGCGGGTCACCTTCTTATCTACATCTTCCTGAGCTTTATCCTGTACTTCGGTGTCGGGATGGCGGTCGTGTCGGTTCCTCTGGGTCTTGCGCTGTATGGTTTCGAGGTGTTCGTTGCGGTATTGCAGGCATACATCTTCGCTATACTGACCCAGATCTACATCGAGCTCTCGATGTACAAGGCCGAGCACTAG
- the atpC gene encoding ATP synthase F1 subunit epsilon, which produces MAGRQLYCRIITPEKMVFDGEVKLVKLRIADGDIGIMADHQPIVSTVGVRDVQVVEENDERRTFATSDGFFKVSENLVQILVEEAAEDSEIDVDVAENRVEQAENELSELSSDSDEEETRRKRESLERERAIGETFARVGRKER; this is translated from the coding sequence GTGGCCGGAAGGCAGCTTTACTGCAGGATCATCACCCCCGAGAAGATGGTCTTCGACGGCGAGGTGAAGCTGGTGAAGCTCCGCATAGCGGACGGCGACATCGGCATAATGGCCGATCACCAGCCCATCGTCTCGACGGTCGGGGTGCGCGACGTGCAGGTCGTCGAGGAGAATGACGAGCGACGCACCTTCGCCACCTCGGACGGGTTCTTCAAGGTCTCCGAGAACCTTGTGCAGATCCTGGTCGAAGAGGCCGCCGAGGACTCCGAGATAGACGTTGACGTCGCCGAGAACCGCGTCGAGCAGGCCGAGAACGAGCTCTCGGAACTCTCTTCTGATTCCGATGAGGAGGAGACGCGCCGCAAGCGCGAGTCTCTTGAACGCGAGCGGGCCATCGGCGAGACGTTCGCCCGCGTCGGCAGAAAGGAACGCTGA
- a CDS encoding deoxycytidylate deaminase has protein sequence MGRARGEVGKKPRPSWDEYFMSIAREVATRSTCPRLAVGAVIVRDKRILTTGYNGSPAGMPHCEDVGCLIRIVDGRESCQRTLHAEQNAIIQAAYHGVSVRGATIYCTHQPCLVCTKMILNAGIEEVYYEAGYPDPLAVEMAEEGGLSIRNFAPGA, from the coding sequence GTGGGCCGCGCAAGGGGGGAAGTCGGGAAAAAGCCCCGACCGTCCTGGGACGAGTACTTTATGAGCATCGCCCGGGAGGTCGCGACCCGTTCGACCTGCCCGAGGCTCGCGGTGGGGGCGGTGATCGTCCGAGACAAGCGAATCCTTACAACCGGGTACAACGGAAGCCCGGCGGGGATGCCGCACTGCGAGGACGTTGGGTGTCTGATCCGCATCGTGGACGGTCGGGAAAGCTGTCAGAGAACGCTTCACGCGGAACAGAACGCGATAATACAGGCGGCTTATCACGGGGTTTCGGTGCGGGGAGCGACGATATACTGCACGCATCAGCCGTGTCTGGTGTGTACGAAGATGATCCTCAACGCCGGGATAGAGGAGGTCTACTACGAGGCCGGATACCCCGATCCTCTTGCGGTAGAGATGGCCGAGGAGGGCGGGCTTTCGATACGCAACTTCGCCCCCGGCGCGTGA
- the atpG gene encoding ATP synthase F1 subunit gamma: protein MASIRDLKRQITSVKNQSRVFSALQTVSAVKFRKAESRVKKARPYADNMEEMMRDVASDSSSKLPMMTGRDEVRRVAIVSLTSDRGLAGSFNSQVLRRTMRLREEKGRDALQVASGRKSVAFFRFRGVEISGEFTGHTDQPKYEDAREIGRKLTALFEDEEADEVYLVYNRFESALTQRPVVKKLLPIADAGDDDSPDDNKNDDGRNPGDDEPDIPFEFVNSAEEILGQLIPKYVETMIWQALLEGSTGEHGARMTAMQSASDNANELADNLTLKMNKARQAQITQELLEIVGGAEALASS from the coding sequence TTGGCTTCGATCAGGGATCTCAAGCGGCAGATCACCTCCGTCAAAAACCAGTCGAGGGTCTTCTCGGCTCTCCAGACGGTCTCGGCGGTGAAGTTCCGCAAAGCCGAGAGCCGGGTGAAAAAGGCCCGACCCTACGCCGACAACATGGAGGAGATGATGCGCGACGTCGCCTCGGACTCCTCCAGCAAGCTGCCGATGATGACCGGGCGCGACGAGGTCCGGCGCGTCGCGATCGTCTCCCTGACCTCGGACCGGGGGCTTGCCGGTTCGTTTAACTCGCAGGTCCTCCGCCGGACGATGCGTCTTCGCGAGGAGAAAGGCCGCGACGCCCTGCAGGTCGCTTCCGGCAGAAAGAGCGTCGCGTTCTTTCGGTTCCGGGGCGTGGAGATATCCGGGGAGTTCACCGGACACACCGACCAGCCGAAGTACGAGGACGCGCGGGAAATAGGACGCAAGCTCACCGCGCTCTTCGAGGACGAGGAGGCCGACGAGGTCTACCTTGTCTACAACCGCTTCGAGAGCGCGCTCACGCAGCGTCCGGTGGTCAAGAAGCTGCTCCCGATAGCCGACGCGGGCGACGATGATTCGCCCGACGACAACAAGAACGACGACGGGCGAAACCCCGGCGACGATGAGCCGGACATCCCGTTTGAGTTCGTAAACAGCGCCGAGGAAATACTCGGCCAGCTTATACCGAAGTACGTGGAGACGATGATCTGGCAGGCGCTCCTTGAAGGCTCGACCGGCGAGCACGGGGCGCGCATGACCGCGATGCAGAGCGCGTCGGACAACGCCAACGAACTCGCCGACAACCTCACGCTGAAGATGAACAAGGCGCGTCAGGCCCAGATCACGCAGGAGCTGCTCGAGATCGTCGGCGGGGCGGAGGCTCTTGCGTCGAGCTAG
- the atpD gene encoding F0F1 ATP synthase subunit beta, with protein MTESRETTEQSKAQNGQATNGQARPEERNGGDGAREGGVGTIIEVKGPVVDVRFKPEEIPEIYNALEVTFDGAEGETNLVLEVQQLLGDDVCRTVAMSSSDGLRRGLDVKDTGAPISVPVGEGVLGRVMDVLGNPVDEAGEIKYDTRWPIHRPSPRFEDLSTQAEQFVSGIKVIDLLCPVRRGGKVGLFGGAGVGKTVLITELINNIAKAYDGTSVFTGVGERTREGNDLYGEMEEAGVLKNTAMVFGQMNEPPGARFRVGLTGVTMAEYFREELGQDVLFFVDNIFRFAQSGNEVSALMGRMPSEVGYQPTLATEMGALQERITSTKNGSITSFQAVYVPADDYTDPAPFTVFAHLDSTVELSRAVFEQAIFPAVDPLTSSSTLLDPSIVGQEHYEVAQEVKNVLQRYKELQDIIAILGIDELSEEDKVIVGRARRLQRFLSQPFFVAEVFTSLPGKLVELEDTIQSFKEVVEGKHDDLPEQAFYLVGGIDEAVEKARKLSGDDSESEETAEAKGGDEDQSGEPASTTDSDEADAEKSEG; from the coding sequence ATGACGGAGAGCCGGGAAACGACGGAGCAGAGTAAGGCCCAGAACGGTCAGGCCACAAACGGCCAGGCCAGGCCGGAGGAACGCAACGGAGGGGACGGCGCGCGAGAGGGCGGCGTCGGGACGATCATCGAGGTCAAGGGCCCGGTCGTTGACGTCCGGTTCAAGCCGGAGGAGATCCCCGAGATTTACAACGCCCTCGAGGTTACGTTCGACGGCGCGGAGGGCGAGACGAACCTTGTCCTCGAGGTGCAGCAGCTTCTTGGAGACGACGTCTGCCGCACGGTCGCCATGTCGTCCTCGGACGGCCTCAGGCGCGGCCTCGACGTGAAGGATACGGGCGCACCTATTTCCGTACCCGTCGGCGAGGGCGTCCTCGGGCGCGTGATGGACGTTCTCGGCAACCCGGTGGATGAAGCCGGAGAGATAAAGTACGACACCCGCTGGCCGATACACCGTCCGTCGCCGCGCTTTGAAGACCTCTCGACTCAGGCCGAGCAGTTCGTCAGCGGCATCAAGGTCATAGACCTTCTCTGTCCGGTCCGCCGGGGCGGCAAGGTCGGGCTGTTCGGCGGCGCCGGGGTCGGCAAGACGGTCCTCATCACCGAGCTTATAAACAACATCGCGAAGGCCTACGACGGAACTTCGGTCTTTACGGGCGTCGGGGAGCGGACCCGCGAGGGGAACGACCTCTACGGCGAGATGGAAGAGGCCGGGGTTCTCAAGAACACGGCGATGGTCTTCGGCCAGATGAACGAGCCGCCCGGCGCGCGCTTCCGCGTCGGCCTGACGGGCGTTACGATGGCCGAGTACTTCCGCGAGGAACTCGGGCAGGACGTGCTGTTCTTCGTGGACAACATCTTCCGCTTCGCCCAGTCCGGCAACGAGGTCTCGGCCCTGATGGGCCGGATGCCCTCGGAGGTCGGTTACCAGCCGACGCTCGCGACGGAGATGGGCGCGCTCCAGGAGCGCATCACCTCGACGAAGAACGGGTCCATTACGTCGTTTCAGGCCGTCTACGTCCCGGCGGACGACTACACCGACCCGGCTCCTTTCACGGTCTTCGCCCACCTCGACTCAACGGTGGAGCTCAGCCGCGCGGTCTTCGAGCAGGCTATTTTCCCGGCTGTAGACCCGCTTACCTCGTCCTCGACGCTCCTCGACCCGTCCATCGTCGGGCAGGAGCACTACGAGGTCGCTCAGGAGGTCAAGAACGTCCTGCAGCGCTACAAGGAACTTCAGGACATCATCGCCATCCTCGGCATAGACGAGCTCTCCGAAGAGGACAAGGTCATCGTCGGACGGGCGCGGCGGCTTCAGCGGTTCCTCTCGCAGCCGTTCTTCGTGGCCGAGGTCTTCACGAGCCTCCCGGGTAAGCTGGTCGAGCTGGAGGATACCATCCAGTCGTTCAAGGAGGTCGTGGAAGGCAAGCACGACGACCTCCCGGAGCAGGCGTTCTACCTTGTCGGCGGGATAGACGAAGCCGTCGAGAAGGCCCGGAAGCTCTCCGGCGACGACTCGGAGAGCGAGGAGACCGCCGAGGCCAAGGGCGGGGATGAGGATCAGTCGGGCGAGCCGGCCTCGACGACCGACTCCGACGAGGCCGACGCCGAGAAAAGCGAGGGCTAG
- the murA gene encoding UDP-N-acetylglucosamine 1-carboxyvinyltransferase, which translates to MSDERFFIEGGARLSGEVTVSGAKNAALKFMAGALLAPGRTTLTNVPRIKDMHTMCALLEALGAETTFEGHTATIDAAGIDSYTAPYDLVRQMRASIVVLGPLLARFGKAEVSAPGGCQLGFRKFDFHLNGLRKLGAEIELDHGFIKASAPNGLRGAEVVFEFPSVGATENVMMAAVLASGITIIENAAREPEIVAIADFLNSMGANVMGAGSGRIVIEGVDEMHPAEFRVVPDRIESGTFIMSTAATGGDVLVRGAREDYLKMELEKLHEMGANVRTVTGGIRVSVDDPKELRAVDISTLPFPGYATDLQQPMMVLLTQSSGAGIITENIFENRLQVGEELNRMGAGIDLFGGHRALVRGPKKLSGTRVQAPDLRGGAALVIAGLIAEGRTTVENAGHILRGYENFESKLSGLGATVAFESDAALAI; encoded by the coding sequence ATGTCTGATGAGAGATTCTTTATAGAAGGTGGAGCGCGGCTTTCGGGCGAGGTTACCGTCTCGGGGGCGAAGAACGCCGCTCTGAAGTTCATGGCGGGTGCGCTGCTCGCGCCCGGACGCACGACGCTTACGAACGTTCCGCGCATCAAGGACATGCACACGATGTGCGCCCTGCTCGAAGCGCTCGGGGCGGAAACGACCTTCGAGGGGCACACCGCCACGATAGACGCGGCTGGAATAGATTCCTATACCGCCCCCTACGACCTCGTGCGCCAGATGCGGGCTTCTATAGTCGTTCTCGGGCCGCTTCTGGCGCGGTTCGGCAAGGCGGAGGTCTCGGCTCCGGGCGGGTGTCAGCTCGGTTTCAGAAAGTTCGACTTTCATCTGAACGGGCTGAGGAAGCTCGGCGCGGAGATCGAACTGGATCACGGCTTCATCAAGGCCTCCGCGCCGAACGGGCTTCGCGGCGCGGAGGTCGTCTTTGAGTTCCCGAGCGTCGGCGCGACCGAGAACGTGATGATGGCCGCAGTTCTTGCGAGCGGCATAACCATCATCGAGAACGCCGCCCGTGAGCCGGAGATAGTGGCGATAGCCGACTTCCTGAACTCGATGGGCGCAAATGTGATGGGCGCCGGTTCGGGGCGCATCGTTATAGAGGGCGTGGACGAGATGCACCCGGCGGAGTTCAGGGTCGTCCCCGACCGCATCGAGTCCGGTACGTTCATCATGTCCACCGCCGCGACCGGCGGCGACGTTCTTGTTCGCGGCGCGCGCGAGGACTACCTCAAGATGGAACTCGAAAAGCTCCACGAGATGGGCGCGAACGTCAGAACCGTAACGGGCGGCATCCGCGTCAGCGTGGACGACCCGAAAGAGCTGAGAGCGGTGGATATCTCGACGCTGCCGTTTCCGGGCTACGCCACCGACCTCCAGCAGCCGATGATGGTCCTGCTGACGCAGTCTTCGGGGGCCGGGATCATCACGGAGAACATCTTCGAGAACCGCCTGCAGGTCGGGGAGGAGTTGAACCGGATGGGCGCGGGGATCGACCTTTTCGGGGGGCATCGCGCTCTTGTGCGTGGTCCGAAGAAGCTCTCCGGGACGCGGGTCCAGGCGCCGGACCTGCGCGGCGGGGCGGCTCTTGTGATCGCCGGGCTTATAGCCGAGGGGCGCACTACCGTCGAGAACGCCGGGCACATCCTGCGCGGCTACGAGAACTTCGAATCAAAGCTCTCCGGCCTCGGGGCGACGGTCGCCTTTGAGTCGGACGCCGCGCTCGCGATCTGA